AATTCAGTTCTTGTACTGATGAGTGTGGCTCCGATGATAGAAGCCAGGCAGAGGCTGCAGAACCCACACCGGCTGATTTTGAGATCAGAATTGAGCCGCCTGTGACGCTATTTGGGAGCGCAAGGTTTGGATTAGTGCAGCACGAATCTGAACTGTGGGGACATGAGTATCAGATTGTGGAGATGATTGATAATGCTGAACTTGAAGCCAAGGATTCTGCTACCAAAACTGGGTGTTGTCACAATAGCAAGCCTGATGAGAGTGTAGAAATAATTGATTTAACTGAAGTTGCAACAAAGGAGCAGACTTCAGTCCCTGAATCTGAGCTGTTGAAGGGCAGCAAATCTGACGATGGAGCTGAAGTAGTTGATCTAACTGAAGATGGAAGGAAACAGATGAGTTTCATTGCAGAGCCTGAACAGTCTATGGATGACAAAGGGAATGGGGAAGTTGAATCGGTGGAAGCCCAAGAACAGGATCAGACTGTTCATTATGATCTGCAGGAAGTTTGCAGGCACAAGGTCACTGATGCAGGTAAAAACAGAATGAAGGTGACTAAAGAGATTTCAATTTCAGCTGTGCATGTCAAAGTTTCGGCTACAATCAACAAGGATGATGACACATCTACATCAGAAACCGGGGAGAACTCTGATCAAGGCTCTGAAAGGTCAAGCGATTCTTCGACCACTGTTGGATCATCAAAAGGGCTTAACACAAACCTGAGGCGGCTTTACAGGTCGATGAACGTATCTGTTCCGCGGCCCCTGCCGTCATTGGTTGAGCTCATGGGGGCCTCCAAACGACCCAGAGTTTCTCAAACTGTGCAGCTATAGGCTTGTGGCAGgttaattatttattttattgctATCAAATTCATATCTCTGTTGAATCTTTATTTCTCGTTAGCTACTTGATTTGTGGCTCAAGGACTACTTCAGATTGACTTGATTCTACAAAGAGGCAAGTATAAGCTTGCAGTAGAGTATAGGCAGCAATGATGTATTGTGCTGAAGAAACATCTTGTGTTCTGAATCCACATCTCTGTCAATTTCCTACACTTATGTTATTCATCCTGGTTTGTAGAaaactgcaagtctgcaacacaTACGATCTGACTCGATGTTACAGAATATAGTGACAAATTCCAGTTCATCGACTCCAAATATGAAAAATGGTGTGTAGGAATTTGGCAGGAGCAGATTGATGCCATGCTATTTGTTTTTGTCAGAAGCAGACAATTTAACTTGCAGGAAATGCTCTATCACGAAATCTGCAGAGTAAGTTTGCTGTTATTTGTCTTTGCATAACGATCATTCTATTTGgtcatttgttaatgatggcgCCAGCAAAAAGAACAATCGAGCCTGAAGCCTGAACTGAACATTGCAGatagggcttgtttggttggagacCTGAACAAGTTGCCTCGCAAAAAATGCTGCCGGAGAGTTGACTGAAAATTTGATGAAATCTGCCTTGTCATGCAAGCTAGGTGATAGTTCATTTGGTTGGAGGCATGTGCAGAACGCTGATTTAAAGGGAAACACAACATTCATTTGCTTTTTTAAAATATGATTTAATAGACACTAAGACATGATTAGTGGATGTCGAATGACTTGCTTATTAATTTTGATTAATAAGattataaaataaatatttgtaaTAGAACAATAAACatatttaattaaaaataatatgagaAATAATACGGAAATGTTATTTTTAACAAGGTGAAGTAAATTGTGTTAATGTTTTACATAGTGAGAATATCATTTGATTGATTTTACGTAGACAAATAAGCTATAGGAAGATCGTACATGCAGCCATACGATTGATTAGCGTGTAATTATAGCCATTAGCCCAAGCAACCACCGCACTGGAGCTAGACGTTCAATTTCGTCGGTCTAACGGGGTTGATGTTGCTTTCTCCAAGCAACCTTCCAGGATCATAACAAAACACCATGCAGGCAAGCTTCAGGCAAGTGTGCAGGCACGCAATTTCAGCTCAGGCTGCAACCAAACAGCCCCATATTGCCTGGATCCAAATTAGGTGTCGATTTGCAAAAGTTTGGATCCCGATTAATACTCGCGATCCAAACTGGGGGCATATATGCAAATCAACCCATCCGTTAGGTCAAGACGTACGGCTCGGATcgagggggcggccggtggaTATTTGCAGAGAAGTCCTTTGAGTTGGTGACTGAGGTGGAAGAAGAGGCGAGCACGTTTGGTTGGCGGCGGACACCCCCCCACCCATCTCCTCCAAAACCCCCATCCGCTCACTGagaagggaagagagagagataaAATCGAtggcgagtggcggcggcgacaacggcggcggcgcgggcgacgccGAGTTCTACCTGCGGTACTACGTGGGGCACAAGGGCAAGTTCGGGCACGAGTTCCTCGAGTTCGAGTTCCGCCCCGACGGCAAGCTCCGCTACGCCAACAACTCCAACTACAAGAACGACACCATGATCCGCAAGGAGGTCTTCGTCTCCCCATCCGTCCTCCGCGAGGCCAGGAGGATCATTCAGGAGTCCGATGTGAGCTCACACAATCCCTCTCCTTATCCTTCGATTCGATTGCATTCCATTCGGAATCTGTAGAGGAAAACCTAGCTAGGGTTTGTAGATTTGATTGCTTGCCTTCGTCCCCGCCGCAGATTATGAAGGAGGACGACAGCAACTGGCCGGAGCCCGACCGCATCGGGCGCCAGGAGCTCGAGATCGTCATGGGCAACGAGCACATCTCCTTCACCACATCCAAGATCGGCTCCCTCGTCGATGTCCAGTCCAGCAAGGACCCGGAGGGCCTCCGGATCTTCTACTACCTCGTCCAGGTTTGCATTCCCCCCACAACTGCCTACATTGTTTGCCCCCATATTTGGTACAGTACAGACTACTGATTTGGGTCCTTGTCATGGGCATTGGCATAGTGACATTGCTTAATTGAACTGATTAGCTGCTGAGCTGATGAAGTTAATTGCATATTACGGGCATTGGGATAAGCTCATCTTTTTTAATAATTGGCAACTCATGAGCACAATAAGAGCGTTTAAATCAAGTTTTAATAATTTTAGATAAGCAATGAGTCAACTGTTATTTCTTTGGAGGAAAATGATGTACTTTTTCGTCCTAATATACACGAATCTTATACTGATGGAAGAAATCTGTAGGATATAATTGTTTAGCAAGAACAAAGTACCCCTTCGTGGCACTACATCCCAGCAAGTTGTGCTCACTGCCTGAGAGTATTTCAACTATGCATAGAACCttagttttcttttttgatCTCAAGTTTCTTTGTGGAGTTTGACGGGCACATATGCCCTTTTTTCTTTCAGAGAATGTTGGTTTCAAAAAACTGTGTGTCATTTGGATGACCTACAATGTTTCAATTCTTTATACATCAGTGTCATTGTTTTGGTCATTTTGTgaacatttatttttctgagCTGAGGGGGGCATGTCTTGTCCATGCTCTATTTTTTGTACTTTGATTCTTTGGTAGCATTGAGATTACTGTAATTATTGAGAAGCTAGCTATCTGCTCTTTACCAAAATAAGCTGGATAATAGACCTTCACTACCTTGGATTGTATAAGTTAAAACTGGATGCAGGGGAAAAGACGAACACTGGTTTTATGCTTTTTCCAGTACTAACTGCACTTCAGAAACATGACCATTTTACCATTCCTGGCCTAGCAATCCACTTAGATGTCTGAGCAAGATTATTGTGCGAATCTGTAGGGTTGATAGATTATTGCTGGTTCTTTGATACTCTGATTTTGATACTAGACTTGTTGAGGTCTTACAGTCTAGCATTGTTTTACAGTCGAGCATTGTGTGTTTCAGTACTATTTCCAGGAAATAGTTTCAGGTTGGGTAAATGCAACTGGATTGGTTTTCTGTATCTGAAATTTGCCTGTGAGATAAGTAGTAAAAATAATAGCAAAGGATCATCATGCCTCTGTTGGTCATGTTATGTTCTTCACTGGTCGTGTGGGTTTTTTATCTAACGCCTCTCCTTGAAAATGCCAGATGCCCCTCTAGTGTAGCTGTGATTACATGAGTACAACCTTAAATTTTCTTGGGTGTTTTAGTGAGCATTTTCATGGTTGACTGAATGATAAATTCTGATTCTTATCATTGTAGAGCTGATGGATATGCTGTTTTGTTGAAACTCAGTCAGATGCTATGATTTGACACTGTAGACCTGTTCGAGGTCAAAATAGCTGAAGCATTATTTGCATTTCACTACTTGTTTGTGGAATATTTTAGGTTGAATAAACAAACAGTTAGTTGGGTTTGCTAAATCTGAAATTGGCAGTAAGAAATGTAATGTACTTAGAACTGTGAGGTGGGTACAAAGATAAATATTGCTATGCATGTGTTGGTTATGGATGTTGCTCACTGATTATGTGCATTTTTAATTGACTAGTCTCCTCTGGCGTATATATGATTATATCAGTTATCCTTAAACTTTTGCTGGGCTAGCTTAGCGCATCATCTTCATGTTTGACTACATTAAATTCTGGATCATTGTCATGGGCTTGTAGTTTGAACATGGTCCAAGAGTGTGCAATGGTTTGGATGCGTTAACCACTCTTGGCTGTTTGGTTTAAATATCTATGAAAACTTGGTACTTTTTTGCAAGAAAAAAGGCCTTATTATTTTGTTGTGCACAGGACATTTCACTGTAAATGAGACATATTCCTAACTTGTTCCCTCCCAATGTTTTTGTCTGCAGGATCTGAAGTGTTTTGTGTTTTCACTCATCAACCTCCACTTCAAGATCAAGCCGATTCAGTCCTGAGCTCCATTCCATGCTGTCTCATATTTGTGTTATGTGAGAAGTGAGTGTTTAAGAGAGAACCATGTACCATGTAAGATCCTATTTAGTTTGTGATGATGCACTCGGGTTTTGTGGAGCACTGGGTGGAAGTGGGACTTTGAGTTTGCCTGGGGTTGCTGTTTGGATTGTGCAAACTGCCAGTAATgatatttattttccttttccagTTTCCTGTTAGGTGGAGTCTTCTTGTTATCAGCCAATTGTTAAGGTCGTTTGGCACACCAGTCTTTCCTGTTGTTTTGTGCTGAACCTCCTGTGACATTATCATCAGTGCTCTGCGGAAGGTGGCGCGACACAGTAACAGGTGCCGACCTGTGGTGATCCAAGTCCAGCCAATCGCCATCACAGGGTAAAATCTGCTGTGCATTTCTGTAGTGGGTTGGCTGTAAAAaatgattggattcatcaaaGATAACTGCAAGGAAACATTGTTTTGTAAAGCTGAAGAGAAACGCGTGTGTGCGTGGACCTGCCTGTTGGCCTTTAATCTGATGCGCCCTGTCTGCTTAATGACCATGGATCAGAGCATAAGCGTGCACTGTAAGGTAGCCTGCTTGCTTTGCTACTTTGGGCTTTGGGGGATTCCTCGTCCGGTATGGAAAGCTACTGCTCGAGAAGATTTCACATACACAACTTTGTATCAACTTCAAATCCAAAGGAGAATTACATGGGGTCACTCACTAGCTGCTTATGATTTCACATACACAACTTTGTATCAACTTCAAATCCAAAGGAGAATTACATGGGGTCACTCACTAGCTGCTTCTTTCCTTAAAATCTTTGCATCCAAAGACAAATGGTCCATGCACATAAGCAGTTACACATGAAGCGTCAGCTCAGCCAAAGCCAAAGCGTCCAAGAAAGAAGATGCTGAGATGCACCTTTTATCACCATTCCATCTTCATGTGATCTCTTCTTTTCCCTGTCTGCCTGCTTTtgtttctcctctctctctcaccccccccccccccccccccaaatcaGCCTATTTAATTTTGATCTGATACAATTTTGGACCACCAAATTAAGCCTCTTGGCCCAGATGGAATAGTCTTTCATTTGGATTCACTGTGTTTACAGAGGCTTTTTTCAAGCCAGGCGGTAAAAAACCGAGATAGATGGAATTGTAGGTTTTCGTCAAGATCATTTCTTTCAACAGATCGAGACAACATAACAACATGATCTTGCACGGCATTTGCCCATActaagtcaacacacattcaATACTATGTCGTT
The genomic region above belongs to Setaria italica strain Yugu1 chromosome VI, Setaria_italica_v2.0, whole genome shotgun sequence and contains:
- the LOC101759099 gene encoding protein mago nashi homolog 1, yielding MASGGGDNGGGAGDAEFYLRYYVGHKGKFGHEFLEFEFRPDGKLRYANNSNYKNDTMIRKEVFVSPSVLREARRIIQESDIMKEDDSNWPEPDRIGRQELEIVMGNEHISFTTSKIGSLVDVQSSKDPEGLRIFYYLVQDLKCFVFSLINLHFKIKPIQS